The following are encoded together in the bacterium genome:
- a CDS encoding alpha/beta hydrolase-fold protein yields the protein MTRQRNIFPLIILSTMSILALVAWADSPKTTLPSPSQSGRFTLVIKSGDFDRVAQVHIPKGYKPDAKLPLVLLLHGGGGSGTTTLVKDGWATLADKEGFLIVAPEGLGAMPKLPTNFKTNPAQWNSGQLNLRSPRAAIDDVAFIRQLLDDLKKKLPYDESRVFSTGHSNGGGMTFRLAAELSDRFCAIGMVAGRMAVDNPKPKKPLPTLYIIGTNDPLMPLAGGEVKSPWGSWSNRPVVEQLEKWAEAIGCEKEQKVLSEKDDLRKIEYLSKNNGPKLSVIYLKGHGHHWPGAIQTLPESMIGPIKSKLNATDTIWEFFQKHSQVILPQKPELKSDNGSRPSLNWTTPPVKAQRVQYQTFYSATAKSKVSYHIYAPEAYEKEKDCRLPVLYWLHGTGEGLAGIKPLSEFFDDAIRKEKIPPMLVVFPNGLTNSMWCDSKDGKVPMETILIKELIPEIDKTFRTVAKRDGRMLEGFSMGGYGAGRLGVIHTDLFGAVSILAGGPLDLEFQGPRAKGNPAERERILKDTFGNDLDYFKAQSPLTIAEKNAAAIIGKLKIRVAVGSRDFTADLNRAYSEHLKKLKIDHQLTVVPGVAHETMPLLKGLGEANWDFYRATFGKK from the coding sequence ATGACTCGTCAAAGAAACATATTCCCATTAATCATCTTGAGTACCATGAGCATACTGGCTCTGGTCGCATGGGCAGATTCCCCCAAGACAACCTTGCCATCTCCTTCGCAATCAGGCCGGTTTACTCTCGTCATCAAGTCGGGCGACTTTGACCGAGTGGCTCAGGTACACATCCCCAAAGGATATAAGCCAGACGCCAAACTACCTTTAGTGCTGTTGCTTCACGGCGGCGGCGGGAGCGGAACCACCACATTGGTTAAGGACGGCTGGGCGACACTGGCTGATAAGGAAGGCTTTCTGATTGTTGCACCAGAAGGTCTTGGCGCTATGCCCAAACTACCAACCAACTTCAAGACGAACCCGGCCCAATGGAACTCCGGTCAACTCAACTTACGTTCACCAAGAGCAGCGATTGATGACGTGGCATTCATCCGACAACTTTTAGACGATTTGAAGAAAAAGCTGCCTTATGACGAGAGCCGGGTTTTTTCCACCGGCCACAGTAATGGAGGCGGTATGACATTTCGTTTGGCAGCAGAACTCTCCGATCGCTTCTGCGCAATCGGAATGGTTGCTGGACGAATGGCTGTCGATAACCCGAAGCCCAAGAAGCCATTGCCAACGCTCTACATTATCGGAACCAATGATCCATTGATGCCGCTCGCCGGGGGTGAAGTTAAGTCGCCTTGGGGAAGTTGGAGCAATCGCCCCGTCGTCGAACAATTGGAAAAATGGGCCGAAGCCATCGGATGCGAGAAAGAGCAGAAGGTTCTTTCAGAGAAAGATGACTTGCGTAAGATCGAGTACCTTTCGAAAAACAATGGGCCAAAGCTCTCGGTTATTTACCTCAAAGGCCACGGCCATCATTGGCCGGGAGCCATACAAACACTTCCCGAAAGCATGATCGGCCCGATCAAGAGCAAGCTCAATGCGACCGATACGATCTGGGAGTTCTTCCAAAAGCATTCTCAAGTCATCCTACCGCAAAAACCGGAACTAAAATCCGACAACGGTAGCCGCCCCAGCTTGAATTGGACGACACCGCCAGTCAAGGCTCAACGGGTGCAGTACCAAACCTTCTACAGTGCCACGGCCAAGTCGAAAGTGAGTTACCATATCTATGCGCCGGAAGCTTACGAGAAGGAAAAAGATTGCCGTCTTCCAGTGCTGTACTGGCTACACGGTACGGGCGAGGGATTGGCAGGGATCAAGCCACTCAGCGAGTTTTTTGACGATGCAATCCGCAAGGAGAAGATTCCGCCGATGCTGGTTGTTTTCCCCAATGGCCTTACCAATAGCATGTGGTGCGACTCGAAAGACGGCAAGGTACCGATGGAAACCATACTCATCAAGGAACTAATTCCTGAAATTGATAAGACGTTCCGTACCGTTGCGAAACGTGACGGACGCATGCTCGAAGGCTTCAGCATGGGCGGTTACGGAGCAGGCCGACTGGGGGTCATCCACACAGATTTATTCGGCGCAGTTTCAATCCTCGCCGGGGGACCATTAGACCTAGAATTCCAAGGTCCACGGGCCAAAGGCAACCCGGCCGAGAGGGAACGGATTCTAAAAGACACATTCGGGAACGATCTCGACTACTTCAAGGCACAAAGCCCGCTAACGATAGCTGAGAAGAACGCCGCCGCCATCATTGGCAAATTGAAAATACGGGTGGCGGTTGGTTCGCGTGACTTTACAGCGGACCTTAACCGGGCATATTCTGAACATCTCAAAAAGTTAAAAATCGATCACCAATTGACTGTGGTGCCAGGGGTAGCCCATGAAACGATGCCACTCCTTAAAGGCTTGGGCGAGGCCAATTGGGATTTCTACCGTGCGACGTTCGGAAAGAAATGA